Proteins co-encoded in one alpha proteobacterium HIMB5 genomic window:
- a CDS encoding exodeoxyribonuclease III (PFAM: Endonuclease/Exonuclease/phosphatase family~TIGRFAM: exodeoxyribonuclease III; exodeoxyribonuclease III (xth)) encodes MKISSWNVNSVRARIENIKSYLLKYKPEILMMQEIKTEDVNFPYDDFASMDYECHVFGQKSYNGVAIISKNKLSNIRIDLIKDKLKQSRIISAELEYKKKKIQLINIYTPNGNPVDTEKYEYKKDWINQLIKQLKSLSKKNSNIILAGDFNIIPSAEDVYNPKSFEDDALFRLEIRKKYREMLNLGLNDVYRHFYEDKEGYTFWDYMRGAWQKNNGMRIDHFLVSNSLIDSVKEININKDPRGREKPSDHTPIEITLA; translated from the coding sequence ATGAAAATATCATCCTGGAATGTCAACTCTGTAAGGGCTAGAATAGAAAATATTAAGAGTTATTTACTAAAATATAAACCCGAAATACTAATGATGCAGGAAATTAAAACTGAAGATGTTAATTTTCCTTATGATGATTTCGCCTCTATGGATTACGAGTGTCATGTTTTTGGACAGAAAAGTTATAATGGTGTTGCAATAATTTCAAAAAACAAGCTTTCGAATATTAGAATAGATTTAATTAAAGATAAATTAAAACAATCAAGAATTATTTCTGCTGAACTTGAGTATAAAAAAAAGAAAATTCAGTTAATAAATATTTACACTCCAAATGGTAATCCAGTAGATACAGAAAAATATGAATATAAAAAAGATTGGATAAATCAACTAATCAAACAGCTTAAATCTTTAAGTAAAAAAAATTCAAACATTATTTTAGCTGGTGATTTTAATATAATTCCTTCTGCTGAAGATGTTTATAATCCAAAAAGCTTCGAAGATGATGCATTATTTAGATTGGAAATAAGAAAAAAATATAGAGAGATGTTAAATCTTGGTCTTAATGATGTGTACAGACATTTTTATGAAGACAAAGAAGGTTATACTTTTTGGGATTATATGAGAGGTGCTTGGCAAAAAAATAATGGCATGAGGATTGACCATTTCTTAGTATCAAATTCTTTAATAGATAGTGTTAAAGAGATTAATATAAATAAAGATCCAAGGGGCAGAGAAAAACCATCTGACCACACACCGATTGAGATTACTTTAGCTTAG
- a CDS encoding Iron-sulfur cluster assembly accessory protein (PFAM: Iron-sulphur cluster biosynthesis~TIGRFAM: Iron-sulfur cluster assembly accessory protein): protein MIKEIKFTDKALKQITNLLSKKDKGSFFRIAIKGGGCSGFQYEFTFDQSKNEDDLNYENILIDKTSADLLKGSEVDYVSELIGEQFKITNPQTKSSCGCGVSFSL from the coding sequence ATGATTAAAGAAATTAAATTTACTGATAAAGCGTTAAAACAAATAACTAATTTATTATCAAAAAAAGATAAGGGAAGTTTTTTTAGAATCGCTATTAAAGGTGGTGGTTGCTCCGGTTTTCAATATGAATTCACTTTTGATCAGAGTAAAAATGAAGATGATCTAAATTATGAAAATATCTTAATTGATAAGACTTCTGCAGATTTGTTAAAAGGCTCAGAAGTAGATTATGTATCTGAATTAATTGGTGAACAGTTCAAAATTACTAACCCACAAACAAAATCTTCTTGTGGTTGTGGTGTTTCTTTTTCTCTTTAA